The proteins below are encoded in one region of Planctopirus limnophila DSM 3776:
- a CDS encoding tetratricopeptide repeat protein yields the protein MATHSSTADAHGQHGKKEGHEQSAKSAGKILGLPKRLAFLGAGLSGGILLLALVCWWLFPGESTEAIHLANAVKLLEEGHFEEATELLQPLIESQFLDDEAPGRMAYAQGLLGYQEARNSEKEMELPRLASAIAFLRDAQSREPEIRKNPTWQNAMAQSLYRTGAIEEARPWLVQLSTIENSFQPQSVDTLCALDLSLVDINRVAPPAPAPAPEVHSSQPHAADAHSQEPHADSHDSHASEKSHSHEPAAAGHSKAHPPAAKTKPASDHGTGHGTGHSEKHSPNEPEGHGHSKHDGHSDSGGHGHSAGHGDDAAEAEPEEPPFIDPYASLPMLEGDLKRLANLLEGQKLSPEDRTMLLLRRADVLLALERTLEAEAAMQLARNSSTDPDGLAIQEARLAMAKRKFADAEKHLLPLTEGKRPNLRHVSTALYLLARCALEQSSAESALNEQLALRGQGMKRLRDLLVRFVGTEEAVVGMLDMADIHRLEGNTERAIELYIGAVRTIVRLEDYHNRWLSQTAFRDRLRNAWKLWVEGGKYAEALALAESLPPLFDRVETAELVANTTRAWAMTQQEEYDQLPESLKPPKLAQVRSRWKASARAWYQLAQTRKMNFRYPEDLWESSSDSIAAADYKSALERVDEYLATLPREMLATALVRKAGLMMDLDRLDEAIPILESVQQKFPSDPSSYKAQVRLAKAFTEKGDLFRAETQWRAILASETLTPEASEWNEALLKLGCLLVDRGILLRQEADKKGAKGNSPTPAQTVSVSSNASDLPGTYIPDAGIDSIRAVQIEASSRLTEFLARYPNDPSEVQAMYQLARSQREQARLIRNALKSPLAEAVKLRLAEQQKILDEQSLDNLVKLRDTLNKQANQTGLNTLHEAILANTAFDVGHQLFELRRDKDAIMAYNTAINRYRNNPQVLSAFLQMAEAYRRMGKPAEARSMLEQGRVILRQKQIPDSAFDNLGSSLTREEWELWLEKISQLGH from the coding sequence ATGGCCACGCACTCCTCGACTGCCGATGCCCATGGTCAGCATGGCAAAAAAGAAGGCCATGAGCAGTCCGCAAAATCAGCCGGGAAGATTCTGGGTCTTCCCAAAAGGCTAGCCTTTCTGGGAGCTGGTTTGTCAGGAGGGATTCTTCTGCTGGCACTCGTTTGCTGGTGGCTCTTTCCGGGCGAATCGACCGAAGCGATCCATCTGGCGAATGCCGTCAAGTTATTGGAGGAAGGTCATTTTGAAGAAGCGACCGAGCTGCTCCAGCCACTGATCGAATCGCAGTTTCTGGATGATGAGGCACCGGGTCGGATGGCTTATGCCCAGGGGTTGCTGGGATATCAGGAGGCACGAAACTCCGAAAAAGAGATGGAGTTACCCAGACTGGCATCGGCCATTGCTTTCTTGCGGGATGCTCAATCCCGCGAGCCCGAGATCAGAAAGAACCCGACCTGGCAAAATGCCATGGCTCAATCGCTCTACCGCACGGGTGCCATCGAAGAAGCCCGCCCCTGGCTGGTTCAGCTCTCGACCATCGAAAACTCTTTTCAACCCCAGTCTGTTGATACGCTCTGCGCGCTCGATCTCTCTTTGGTCGATATCAATCGTGTTGCACCACCAGCCCCAGCTCCTGCTCCGGAAGTTCATTCATCACAGCCCCACGCTGCTGATGCCCATTCCCAAGAGCCTCATGCCGACTCACACGATTCGCACGCTTCCGAAAAAAGTCACTCGCACGAGCCTGCAGCAGCGGGCCACAGCAAAGCTCATCCTCCTGCTGCCAAAACAAAACCCGCTTCAGATCATGGCACTGGACATGGAACTGGGCATAGTGAGAAACACAGCCCAAATGAGCCGGAGGGCCATGGCCACAGTAAACATGACGGACATAGTGACAGTGGCGGGCATGGCCACAGTGCAGGACACGGGGATGACGCCGCCGAAGCTGAGCCGGAGGAACCTCCGTTTATCGATCCTTATGCCAGCCTCCCCATGCTTGAAGGAGATCTGAAGCGTCTGGCCAATCTGCTCGAAGGCCAGAAACTTTCTCCCGAAGATCGCACAATGCTGCTCCTGAGACGTGCCGATGTCCTGCTCGCACTCGAACGGACTCTCGAAGCCGAAGCCGCCATGCAACTGGCGCGGAACTCTTCGACCGATCCCGATGGTCTGGCAATTCAGGAAGCCCGCCTCGCGATGGCCAAACGCAAGTTCGCCGACGCAGAAAAGCATCTATTGCCACTGACGGAAGGGAAGCGTCCCAACCTCCGGCATGTCAGTACCGCTCTCTATCTGCTCGCTCGTTGTGCGCTTGAACAATCGTCGGCCGAGAGTGCTCTCAATGAACAGTTAGCCCTGCGTGGTCAGGGAATGAAGCGTTTACGCGATTTACTGGTGCGTTTTGTCGGTACCGAAGAAGCCGTCGTCGGAATGCTCGACATGGCCGACATCCATCGTCTCGAAGGGAACACGGAGCGGGCCATCGAGCTCTATATCGGTGCTGTTCGCACCATTGTGCGGCTGGAAGACTATCACAACCGCTGGCTGAGTCAGACAGCCTTTCGCGATCGTCTGCGAAATGCGTGGAAACTCTGGGTGGAAGGTGGCAAATATGCGGAAGCACTGGCCCTGGCAGAATCGCTACCGCCACTTTTTGATCGAGTCGAAACCGCCGAACTGGTCGCCAATACCACCCGTGCCTGGGCCATGACTCAGCAGGAGGAATATGACCAGCTGCCAGAATCTCTCAAGCCACCCAAACTGGCACAGGTGCGAAGTCGTTGGAAAGCCAGCGCTCGCGCCTGGTATCAGTTGGCACAAACTCGCAAAATGAACTTCAGGTATCCCGAGGACCTCTGGGAAAGCTCTTCGGATTCCATCGCTGCCGCAGATTACAAGTCGGCACTCGAGCGTGTTGATGAATATCTGGCCACTCTCCCGCGCGAAATGCTGGCGACGGCACTCGTGCGCAAAGCGGGCCTGATGATGGATCTGGATCGACTCGATGAGGCGATCCCCATTCTCGAATCTGTCCAGCAGAAATTCCCCTCCGATCCTTCCAGCTACAAAGCACAGGTACGACTGGCCAAAGCCTTCACCGAAAAAGGGGATCTCTTCCGTGCTGAGACTCAATGGCGTGCCATTCTGGCCTCAGAAACTCTGACACCTGAGGCTTCTGAATGGAATGAAGCACTTCTTAAACTTGGCTGTCTGCTGGTGGATCGCGGGATCCTGCTGCGGCAGGAAGCCGACAAGAAAGGGGCGAAAGGAAATTCACCCACCCCGGCTCAAACAGTTTCCGTCTCGTCAAATGCCAGTGACTTGCCAGGAACCTACATTCCCGATGCCGGGATCGACAGCATTCGCGCTGTTCAAATTGAAGCCTCCTCCCGCCTGACAGAATTCCTGGCACGTTATCCGAATGATCCCTCCGAAGTGCAGGCCATGTATCAACTCGCCCGTTCCCAGCGGGAGCAGGCCCGGCTGATCCGCAATGCCTTGAAATCACCACTGGCTGAAGCCGTCAAGCTCCGTCTGGCCGAACAGCAGAAGATTCTCGATGAGCAATCTCTCGATAATCTCGTCAAGCTGCGCGACACTTTGAATAAGCAGGCCAATCAGACAGGGTTAAATACGCTGCACGAAGCGATTCTGGCCAATACGGCTTTTGATGTCGGGCATCAGCTCTTTGAACTCCGTCGAGATAAAGACGCCATCATGGCGTACAACACAGCGATCAATCGATATCGCAACAACCCGCAGGTCCTTTCGGCATTTCTCCAAATGGCCGAAGCTTATCGCCGCATGGGGAAACCTGCCGAAGCCCGCAGCATGCTCGAACAGGGGCGGGTCATCCTCCGGCAGAAGCAGATTCCAGACAGTGCCTTCGACAACCTGGGTTCAAGCCTCACTCGCGAGGAATGGGAACTCTGGCTGGAAAAAATCAGCCAGCTGGGTCACTGA